A genomic window from Chloroflexota bacterium includes:
- a CDS encoding Glu/Leu/Phe/Val dehydrogenase translates to MTEKLNPFKIAQQQLDEAAAILKLEPGIHALLREPMRELHVTIPVKMDDGTVKVFKGFRVQYNDARGATKGGIRFHPEETIDTVRALAAWMTWKTAVVDIPLGGGKGGVICNPKEMSQGELERLSRGYIRAIAKFIGPEIDVPAPDVYTNPQIMAWMMDEYSIITGYNVPGVITGKPLPLGGSAGRGDATARGGVYTIREAAKALGLNLKGAPCAIQGYGNAGYHGHVLAQEILGMKVVAVSDSKGGIYNPEGLDPKAVSEHKAKTGSVLNFPGAKNITNEELLELEVMVLIPAALENQITEKNAANIKAKIVAEFANGPTTPEADKILFANGVYVIPDFLCNAGGVTVSYFEQVQNAYDYYWPIKEVHEKLDHKMTAAFHAVHEMSQKHKVNNRVGAYLVAVHRVAEAMRLRGWA, encoded by the coding sequence ATGACCGAGAAACTGAATCCCTTCAAAATCGCACAACAGCAATTGGACGAGGCAGCAGCCATCCTGAAACTGGAGCCTGGCATCCATGCGCTCCTGCGCGAGCCCATGCGCGAACTGCACGTAACCATCCCCGTGAAGATGGACGACGGCACCGTCAAGGTGTTCAAGGGCTTCCGCGTGCAGTACAACGACGCCCGCGGCGCGACCAAGGGCGGCATTCGCTTCCACCCCGAGGAGACCATTGACACCGTGCGCGCGCTGGCCGCGTGGATGACCTGGAAGACCGCCGTGGTGGACATCCCGCTGGGCGGCGGCAAGGGCGGCGTCATCTGCAACCCCAAGGAGATGTCGCAGGGCGAGTTGGAGCGGCTGAGCCGCGGGTACATCCGGGCCATCGCCAAGTTCATCGGCCCCGAGATTGACGTGCCCGCCCCCGACGTGTACACCAACCCGCAGATCATGGCCTGGATGATGGACGAGTACAGCATCATCACGGGCTACAACGTCCCGGGCGTCATCACCGGCAAGCCGCTGCCGTTGGGCGGTTCCGCGGGCCGCGGCGACGCGACGGCGCGGGGCGGCGTGTATACTATCCGCGAGGCAGCCAAGGCGCTCGGCCTGAACCTGAAGGGCGCGCCCTGCGCCATCCAGGGCTACGGCAACGCCGGATACCACGGCCACGTCCTGGCCCAGGAGATTCTGGGCATGAAGGTCGTCGCCGTCAGCGACTCCAAGGGTGGCATCTACAACCCGGAAGGGCTTGATCCCAAGGCGGTTTCGGAGCACAAGGCGAAGACCGGCTCCGTGCTCAACTTCCCCGGCGCCAAGAACATCACCAATGAAGAACTGCTGGAATTGGAGGTGATGGTGCTCATCCCCGCGGCGCTGGAGAACCAGATCACCGAGAAGAACGCCGCCAACATCAAGGCTAAGATCGTGGCCGAGTTCGCCAACGGCCCGACCACGCCCGAGGCCGACAAGATCCTGTTCGCCAACGGCGTGTACGTCATCCCCGACTTCCTGTGCAACGCGGGCGGCGTTACCGTCAGTTACTTTGAGCAGGTCCAGAACGCCTACGACTATTACTGGCCAATTAAAGAGGTTCACGAGAAACTGGACCACAAGATGACGGCGGCCTTCCATGCCGTCCATGAGATGTCCCAGAAGCACAAGGTGAACAACCGTGTTGGGGCATACCTGGTGGCCGTGCACCGTGTGGCCGAGGCCATGAGGTTGCGCGGCTGGGCCTAG